CAAAAGCCTCAGGCTTGAATATTTTGACTCCTCCTAAAGAATTGCTAGGATCTAAAAAAATCCCAGCAGATACTGACGCTTTAAAAAATTGGCTTTTAGAAAACACTCGAGAAGGAGATAATTTAATCCTTTCATTAGAAACCTTGATTCATGGAGGATTAATCCCATCAAGAATAAATTTACTCCAAAAGCCTACAATTAATGAAAGACTAAAAATTCTTAATACTTTAAAGAAAAAAAGAACGGTTATCTATCTTTCTTCTACAATAACAAGAATCCCCATATACAACTCGTCGGATGAAGAACCTGATTACTGGGAGTATTATGGAGAAACTTTAAGTAATCTGTCAAAGGATTTCGCTAAATATCTAGAATCAAAGGATAAGGTAGAAAATTTATCTTACAAAGATGATTTACCAAAATTTATGGAAGGGCATAAAAACAAATATCAAGAAATCCCCGAGTGGATGATAAAAGACTTTTTTTGGAGGAGAGAAAGAAACTACAACATTATCCAAGAAACGGTTAAGCTTGTCGATAATGGAACAATAGATTTTTTGAATATAACCTTGGATGATAATTCACCTGGTAGCTTATCAGTTTATGAATCAAAACAGCATCAAAAGTTAGTTAACCAATTAGGTTTAAATGAAAAAATCTCTATTCATCCTGGTGCAGATGAAACTTCTTTAACCCTTTTAAGCAGGTTATTATGTTCAACGTTTACATATTCACCTTCTTTTGAACTTTTTTATACAAATCCAGAATCAATCACTTTGATTCCCCCTTATGAAGGATATCCCTTAAAAAGTAGCGTTGAAACTCATATTGGAGCAGCTGGAGGGAAAATAGAACAAAAAGGTGATATTTTACTTTTATTGAATAATTCTTATGATTATAGTAGATACGACATTACTTTTCAAGACACCGCATTAATTGATTCTGAGGAAGAATACGAAACAATTATTGAAAGAATTAAAAAAGAAGATAAAATTATTGGAATAGCTGATATAAGATATGGAAATGGTTCAGATAAACGATTAGTAGAAAAACTTTTGGAAAATAATTTAGACTGGTTAAAGATAAATTACTCTGGTTGGAACACTGTAAGTAATACTCTTGGAACCGTTATCCTTCATTCCATAATTCAGTATTTTGCTCAAAAAAATTATTTAAAATTAGACACAGAAGAATTACTTAAACTACAGGCAATTTTTTTCATAGAACATTGGGGTTACCAAGCAGTGGTAAGGCAACAACTAAGAAAAGATTCTGTCCAAAAAGGATGCAATATATGGACACTTATACCCGCTGAAAAATGGGCAGAAGAGTATACGAGAACTAAACTATTGCCTTTTAAGGAAATAGTAGAAAAAAGTATGAAAAAAAGATGGAAAATGGAAATATTTTTCCCATGGCATCGAAGCTTTGAAGTTGGAATAAATTTATTTCCGTAATTCAAAATCTTCTGTCACCGTTGAACAATCTACCAATGAAGTCTCTTCCCATATTTCTACTTTTACCCTTGTTTTGATACTTTGCTGCAGTGTTTATTCTGTCTGCAAGTCTTGAAAAAGGAAGGCTGGGTCAAGCTAAATTTTCAATGGTATTTTTTAAATGGTCTTGATTTTTATTTTTTTTATGTTATAATATTAATGGTAATTAAGAGAAAATTAATTAACAAAATGAGTGCCGAGGGCTTTTCGCCCTCGAGCTTTTTTATAAAAAATAATTTTTGAATTGAAAGGGGTGCATACCATGTTAACCAGCAAAGAGGTTAAACAGTTAATATGGGAAAAAGCCGATAACGTTGCTTCTAAGTTGGACCTTGAGATTTTTGATATCTTGATTAAAGGAAGTAACAAAAATAAAATTCTAGAGATTGTGATCGATAAAGCTGGTGGATATGTGTCCATAGGAGATTGTGAAAGGTTTTCCAAAGCTTTTGATCCTTGGTTAGACGAAATTGATCCTTTTGACAAGAGTTATGAGTTAGTAGTTAGTTCCCCAGGACTCGATAGAAAATTAAGAGGCAAAGCAGATTACGAAAGATTCAAAGGAAAGTTAGCCAAATTCATTTTAAAAGGTAAAGAGAAGAAACATTCTGTAGTAATTGGTTATATTGACGATATATTGGAAGATCAGATTAAAATTACTGAAAAAGATTCTGGAAAATTACTCAACATCGATTTAAACGAAATAGATAAAGCCAATTTAGAAATTGAATTGTAGAATTTGAAAGATATGGGAGGTGTAGAA
This genomic window from Petrotoga olearia DSM 13574 contains:
- a CDS encoding DUF4127 family protein — translated: MRIIFLPIDERFCTREYFLMFAKASGLNILTPPKELLGSKKIPADTDALKNWLLENTREGDNLILSLETLIHGGLIPSRINLLQKPTINERLKILNTLKKKRTVIYLSSTITRIPIYNSSDEEPDYWEYYGETLSNLSKDFAKYLESKDKVENLSYKDDLPKFMEGHKNKYQEIPEWMIKDFFWRRERNYNIIQETVKLVDNGTIDFLNITLDDNSPGSLSVYESKQHQKLVNQLGLNEKISIHPGADETSLTLLSRLLCSTFTYSPSFELFYTNPESITLIPPYEGYPLKSSVETHIGAAGGKIEQKGDILLLLNNSYDYSRYDITFQDTALIDSEEEYETIIERIKKEDKIIGIADIRYGNGSDKRLVEKLLENNLDWLKINYSGWNTVSNTLGTVILHSIIQYFAQKNYLKLDTEELLKLQAIFFIEHWGYQAVVRQQLRKDSVQKGCNIWTLIPAEKWAEEYTRTKLLPFKEIVEKSMKKRWKMEIFFPWHRSFEVGINLFP
- the rimP gene encoding ribosome maturation factor RimP; this encodes MLTSKEVKQLIWEKADNVASKLDLEIFDILIKGSNKNKILEIVIDKAGGYVSIGDCERFSKAFDPWLDEIDPFDKSYELVVSSPGLDRKLRGKADYERFKGKLAKFILKGKEKKHSVVIGYIDDILEDQIKITEKDSGKLLNIDLNEIDKANLEIEL